In a single window of the Thiohalophilus sp. genome:
- the ybgF gene encoding tol-pal system protein YbgF, whose product MKTLYYRGLLLLLVGVISTPALAQDSGNRSTEQRLERLERLVDSQGLADILIRLNSLEQEVRELRGQNEEQTHTIEQLKKRQRELYIDLDRRLLQIERGDAREQSGTPPAGSDGRSASTPKSVPRTGTGMTETPRPAAGGAREVPLSVNKTEQEAYKEAFNLLRELEYDKAIAAFGKFLQNYPDGRYAHIARYWLGEANYAQRNFRAAIGDYKSLIEHYPDSPKVAEAMLKIGYSYNQLQEYQAARDILEQLADDYAGTTEASQARNLLQKIRAKLSNG is encoded by the coding sequence ATGAAAACTCTGTATTATCGTGGCTTGTTGTTGCTTCTGGTCGGTGTGATATCGACGCCCGCCCTGGCGCAGGACAGCGGCAATCGATCAACTGAACAACGGTTGGAGCGGCTGGAACGGCTGGTCGACAGCCAGGGGCTGGCGGATATTCTCATCCGCCTGAACAGTCTGGAGCAGGAAGTTCGCGAATTGCGTGGTCAGAACGAGGAACAGACCCATACTATCGAGCAGCTGAAAAAGCGCCAACGTGAATTGTATATCGATCTCGATCGTCGCTTGTTACAGATTGAGCGCGGCGATGCTCGTGAACAGTCCGGGACTCCGCCAGCCGGTTCCGATGGTCGATCCGCCTCCACGCCCAAATCCGTCCCGCGCACTGGCACCGGCATGACGGAGACGCCCCGGCCGGCTGCCGGGGGCGCCCGGGAAGTGCCGCTTTCCGTCAACAAGACAGAACAGGAGGCCTATAAGGAAGCCTTTAACCTGTTGCGCGAGCTGGAATATGACAAGGCCATTGCCGCGTTTGGCAAATTTTTACAGAACTATCCTGACGGGCGTTATGCCCATATCGCCCGCTACTGGTTGGGCGAGGCCAACTACGCGCAGCGCAATTTCCGCGCGGCAATCGGTGATTATAAAAGTCTGATCGAGCATTATCCCGATAGCCCCAAGGTGGCCGAAGCCATGCTCAAGATTGGTTACAGCTATAATCAGTTGCAGGAGTATCAGGCGGCACGGGATATCCTCGAGCAGCTGGCCGACGACTATGCGGGCACCACCGAAGCGAGCCAGGCCCGCAATCTGTTGCAGAAAATCCGTGCCAAACTGAGCAACGGGTAA
- the pal gene encoding peptidoglycan-associated lipoprotein Pal codes for MMRQFLTYLVLLSVLLTLGGCRFGPVKPPGDEGAADSRDAETTQEEGDRRFAGDLGRGARMEELNDPDSPLSKRVLYFDFDSSKITDEQREVIDAHAAFLSRNPDVDVVLEGHADERGTREYNLALGERRAQAVEQLLQVQGVSSEQIQVISFGEERPVALEHNESAWRLNRRVEILYSGF; via the coding sequence ATGATGCGCCAGTTTCTGACTTATCTTGTATTGCTTTCAGTCCTGTTGACTCTGGGTGGATGTCGCTTTGGCCCGGTCAAACCCCCCGGCGACGAGGGGGCAGCCGATAGCCGTGACGCGGAAACGACACAGGAGGAGGGTGATCGGCGGTTCGCCGGGGACCTTGGCCGCGGCGCCCGGATGGAAGAGCTGAACGATCCGGACAGTCCGCTCTCCAAACGGGTTCTCTATTTTGATTTTGACAGCAGCAAGATCACTGACGAACAACGCGAAGTGATCGATGCTCATGCGGCTTTTTTGAGCCGTAATCCCGATGTCGATGTGGTTCTGGAAGGGCATGCCGATGAGCGCGGTACCCGGGAATACAATCTGGCGCTGGGCGAACGCCGGGCACAGGCGGTGGAGCAATTGTTGCAAGTGCAGGGTGTGTCATCCGAACAGATCCAGGTGATCAGCTTTGGCGAGGAGCGTCCGGTGGCATTGGAACATAATGAATCGGCCTGGCGTCTGAACCGGCGGGTCGAGATCCTTTACTCCGGGTTTTGA